One Astyanax mexicanus isolate ESR-SI-001 chromosome 3, AstMex3_surface, whole genome shotgun sequence genomic region harbors:
- the asf1ba gene encoding histone chaperone asf1b-A — MAKVQVLNVAVLDNPSPFGNPFQFEITFECMEDLPEDLEWKIIYVGSAESEEYDQTLDSVLVGPVPAGRHMFVFQADAPNTGLIPESDAVGVTVVLITCTYRGQEFIRIGYYVNNEYTDAELRENPPLKPDYGQLQRNILASNPRVTRFHINWEGCSEKMEDSENVDPAPNAMLPPSCPPGKAPPLGLMPDNSMDCL, encoded by the exons ATGGCCAAAGTACAAGTGTTAAACGTTGCTGTTCTGGACAACCCGAGTCCTTTTGGGAACCCTTTTCAGTTTGAGATCACGTTTGAGTGCATGGAGGATCTTCCAGAAG ATCTTGAATGGAAGATCATATACGTGGGCTCAGCTGAGAGTGAAGAGTATGATCAGACTCTTGACTCTGTCCTGGTGGGCCCAGTCCCTGCAGGAAGACACATGTTTGTTTTCCAG GCTGATGCCCCAAACACAGGCCTGATACCTGAGAGCGATGCTGTTGGCGTCACTGTTGTCCTGATTACCTGCACGTACAGAGGACAGGAGTTTATTCGCATTGGCTACTATGTCAACAACGAGTACACTGATGCTGAGCTCAGGGAGAACCCACCCCTCAAACCTGACTATGGACAG CTCCAGAGAAACATTTTGGCATCAAACCCACGTGTTACCCGCTTCCATATCAATTGGGAGGGCTGTTCAGAGAAGATGGAGGATTCTGAGAATGTGGATCCTGCTCCTAATGCAATGCTGCCCCCATCGTGCCCTCCAGGCAAAGCACCTCCCCTTGGATTAATGCCAGACAACTCCATGGACTGCTTGTGA